Genomic window (Roseivirga sp. 4D4):
CAAACTCATCTCCCAGATAAAGGCTATCCTGAAGTTCATAATCATAGATAATTCGCCATGCATCCCCAATAGGCGAAGCAAACTCCTTCTCTACAATGTTCATTCTGTTTTGATAGAAATTATACTCTTGAAAAGAAGAACCAATGATCTGAGAAATCAGCGACCCATCTTCAATGGCCACACCTTTTATTCGAGTTTTTTGAATCTCCTCCTTTTGTAACCTTGGATCATCACGATAATAAAACTTAGAGAGTGATTCTGATATAAACAATGGCAAGATGGGTTTCCCATCCTCACCGGCTATCACTTCAATGGAATCTAGTACTGCAGTAATCTTCTGCATGTACTTCTTTTGCCTCAACTGCTCAGAGATATTATCTACATCTATCTGAATCTTATTATAACTCTCGTATTCATAGGCATCTAGTGTTCTCTTATCGTTCTTGCTCTTGTTTTTGATCACCGAACGCATGATGGCAAAAGCAGGGTTCTCCTGCTTTCTTGCAAACACCACAAAGTCATCTAGGCTTTTTGCTTCTGGGGTCAATTGGAAATTGATCGTTTGAGTGATCCCTTTTTGATAAACCTTATACTTAGTTTCATAACCTATGAAGGAAACCAATAAGGTATCTGAGGCCGCATCTCCTTCAATTCGGTAGAAGCCGTCAAAATCTGTCGGAGAACCTACAGCAGTACCTTTGATTACAACACTGGCAAATGGAATAGGGTCACCACTTTCGGCATCTGTCACTTTACCCTCAATCACTGTTTGTGCTTGGAGCGTGTAAACTAAGGAGAGTAAAATGGTAAGAGATAAAAGTATTCTCAGTTTCAAAGTGGCGTGTTTTTAATTACAAACTCTTCTTTAACGCAATAAAGAGATAAAAAGTCAGGGTAAGGCTAATTTAATTCTGTTGTTAACTCTTAGAATTCTGAGAATGTTCCCTCATGAAATTATTTATATGAATATCTGATCGTTTCACTATTCTAGAATACCATTCAAGTTTCAATTCTTCTTTCTCATCTTCTGTCAATTGCCAGACGATATTGCTACTTTTTAGTCTTGAGACTAATTCTTGGAGCAACAACGCTGCACTCACCGAAATATTAAATGATTCGGTGAACCCGTACATCGGTATGTGAACCAATTCATCTACCTGCTCTTTTGCATACTCCGTCAAGCCCTCTAGTTCCGTACCAAAAACGATGGCAGTTTTCTGACTTATATCTAGTTCGTGGATAGATGCAACTTCCTTAGATGGGGTTGTCCCAACTATGCGATAATTTTTCTTTTTCAGGTCGAGAAAGCATTTAGCGGTACTTTCCTCCTCTCGCTCATACTTGTACTGGCTCACCCATTTGGATGCTCCTCTGACCACATTAGGATTCACCTCATAGTCATGCAAGCGCTGGGTAATGTATAAGTCCTGTATGCCGAAGCAATCGCAAGTTCGCATCACAGCACTCGCGTTCTGGGCATGATAGATGTCCTCCAATACGACCGTAAGATGACGTGTTCTTTGGGAAAGGACTTCATCTATGGTGGCTACCTTATGAGGAGTCACATACTCCTCCAACATATCAATTATTTGTTTCCTCAAGGTGTGGTCATTAAAAAAAGAAAGCCGTTGACAAAAAGGCCAACAGCTTCGGAAGATGAACAAACAATATTTTAACAACCTTAGAACGGCTGTTCAAGACCGTCTGAATTAAAGACAATCCATATTGTTGACACCCTTACCGAGCATTAACTCTTAAAACAATTCTATCGTGTCCCCTACATTATAATTACCTGCACCACCTTTGTCATCATCCTTCTTTTCTGGTGCTGGCTTTGGTTTTTCCGTTTTTGGTGTTTCAGGAGCCTTCTTTTCTTCTACTGGCTTTTCCTCCTTTGGTTCAGCCGGCTCCTTTTCGACTGGAGTCTTTTCCGCTTCAACCTTTGGCACTGAAGTTACCTCCTCTTCAGCTTCAGTTTCTGGTGCTGACTCTCCTTCCGCAGCGGACTTGTCATTTCCACCAAGAAGTACCACCTTTTTAACATTATGAGGTGATAGCTTATTACCGGTAGCCCTCCAGCCTTTGACATCAATGAGCATGTCCATATCAAAGACCGTGGTTTTTCTTTCTCTAGAGCCCTTCACTGTGTAATGCACCTCAATTTGTGCATCCTGAAGTGTCGTTGCCAGAAGTAGCTTCGAGCCTTTCTCCTCACTTATGAACATGAACTTCTTATCCTTAGTGGAAGTCTCTACTTGAAAACGTTTCACATAATGTGTTCCAGTAGCGGCATCATAGTGAATGGCAGAGATGACTCCTTCTGGATCGAATTTATGGATATAGTGAATCTTTGGTGGATCGTATCGATTACTTAAGTCGAATGAGGTCAATTCGTACTCTCCATTATTGTAAATCACCAATACCTTATCATCGGCCTGAAAGTTACCCAAATGGGTTCCTCGTTCATCACGATTCAATCGACCGACAGACTCATCATACCAGATATCTAATCCACCGAGAGTCGAACGGCCTTCCATCTTGAGCTGAATCTTTCTTACTGGGTACTTAGTGACGATGTTTCCACCAGAGCCTCTTCCTTTGATGTCGATATCGGCAAAGTTGAAATCGAATACTTTCACCCTGGCCTTAGCACCCGAAGTCAGATAAACCGTGACTAGCTCCGCTTCACCATTAGCGTTTGCGGTGAAATAGAGTGTCTTTGAGCCTCTTTCACCTTTGGTTAGATCATATTCACGATCTCTGGTAACACCCAAAACCTGGAAGCGCTTCACCATGGTTCGACCCGACTTACCATCGAGATACATCATGTTGTAGACCATACGCTCATCGTTCTTCTTAAACACACCAGCCCACAGGATGTCCTTACCAACAAAGATCTTGTCTGAGATTCGCACAACCTGAAACTTTCCGTCAGCTCTGAAAACGATGATATCATCAATGTCCGAGCATTCGCAGACGAACTCGTCCTTCCTTAGTCCATAACCAATAAAGCCATCCTTTCGGTTTACGTAAAGTTTGGCGTTGTTAGCCGCCACCACTGCAGCCTTGATATTCTCGAAAGACTTGATTTCTGTCTTACGCTCACGTCCCTTTCCATACTTCTCAAGAAGTCGTTGGAAATAAGAGATGGCATACTCTACCAGATTCTTTAGGTTATGTTCTACCTCTGCAAGCTCTTCTGTGAGCTTTCGCATGAGCTCATCCGCCTTAAAGGCATCAAATCTGGAGATTCGCTTGATCTTGATTTCGGTAAGTCGAACAATGTCTTCAGTGGTAATCTCTCGATAAAACTCTTTCTTAAAAGGATCTAGCCCCCTATCAATAGTTTCTAAAACCGACTCCCAAGTTTCACACTCCTCGATATCGCGATAGATGCGATTCTCGATAAAGATTTTTTCCAAAGAACTGAATAGAATCTTCTCTAAGAGTTCAGCCTTGCGGATTTCCAGTTCCTGCCTTAGCAGTTCTACGGTCTGCTCAGTACAGACCTGGAGCATTTCCGTCACCGTGACAAAATGAGGCTTGTCTTTAATGATCACGCATGCATTTGGTGAAATGCTTGTCTCACAATCTGTAAAGGCGTACAAGGCATCAATGGTAATGTTAGGTGATTGACCTGAGGCTAATTCTATAAGGATTTCAACGTCCTCTGCCGTATTATCAACAACCTTCTTGATCTTGATTTTGCCCTTATCATTGGCCTTAATGATAGAGTCAATCAATCCAGTGGTTGTGGTACCAAACGGTATATCTTTAATTGCGATTGTCTTCTTATCGACCTCCTCTATTTTTGCCCTAACTTTTACCTTTCCTCCACGCTTTCCTTCATTGTACTCAGAAAAGTCAGCCATTCCCCCTGTCGGGAAATCTGGATAGATTTTCGGTTTCTTACCTTGAAGCACCTTAATAGAAGCTTGAATAAGCTCAATAAAGTTGTGCGGAAGCACTTTGGTTGAAAGCCCAACTGCAATACCTTCTACCCCTTGTGCAAGTAGAAGTGGAAATTTAACGGGAAGTGTTACTGGCTCTTTCTTACGTCCATCGTAAGATAGCTGCCATTCGGTAGTCTGTGGATTAAAAACTACCTCAAGGGCAAACTTCGAAAGTCTGGCTTCAATATACCTGGCTGCTGCTGCTCTGTCTCCAGTTCTAATATCTCCCCAGTTACCCTGAGTTTCAATCAGCAAGTCTTTCTGACCGATGTTTACGATGGCATCGCCAATGGAAGCATCTCCGTGAGGATGATACTGCATAGTCTGACCAATCACATTGGCCACCTTGTTGAACCTACCGTCATCCATCTCCTTCATGGAGTGTAGAATCCTTCTTTGAACCGGTTTCAGTCCATCTTCAATGGCAGGTACTGCTCTTTCAAGAATTACATATGATGCGTACTCAAGGAACCAACCTTCGTACATACCCGATACGGGAATCGCTTCCCTGATCTTTCCGTCTTCCTCGTTGCTTAAATCGTCAATAGTCTCGTCACTCATGCTAGTCTAAGCGGCCTCCTCAGCCAAGTCTTTCTCTATTCTTAGATTGTCGATAATAAAGTTTTGTCTGTCTGGTGTGTTCTTTCCCATGTAGAATTTCAACAGCTCCTGGATGCTCGTGTCTTTCTTGAGAATGATTGGCTCCAGTCTCATATCTTCACCAATAAAATTCTTGAATTCATCCGGAGAAATCTCACCAAGCCCTTTGAAGCGGGTGATTTCAGGTTTATTACCTAGTTTCATTATGGCACGCTGCCTTTCTTCATCGCTGTAGCAGTAAATCGTCTCCTTCTTGTTTCTCACCCTGAAAAGTGGGGTTTCCAAGATGTAGACATGCCCCCTTCTCACCAGGTCTGGGAAGAATTGCAAGAAATAGGTCAACAACAATAATCGTATGTGCATGCCATCAACATCGGCATCGGTAGCAATTACGATTTTGTCATAGCGAAGTCCTTCAAGTCCATCCTCTATATTGAGTGCATGCTGCAGGAGATTGAACTCTTCGTTCTCATAAACCACTTTTTTGGTCTGTCCAAAACAGTTCAATGGCTTTCCACGCAAACTGAAAACCGCTTGGGTTTGTACATTCCTTGATTTGGTAATCGATCCACTAGCAGAATCTCCTTCTGTGATAAAAAGCGTAGTTGCATTTCGCAGCTCCTCATCCTTTTTAGTATCGTTAAGGTGCACTCTGCAATCCCTCAACTTCTTATTGTGAAGGTTTGCTTTTTTGGCCCTTTCATTGGCCAATTTCTTAATGCCCGCAATCTCTTTACGTTCGCGTTCTGACTGTAGAATACGTTTCAACAAGGCATCGGCCACTGCTTGATTCTTATGGAGATAATCATCAAGG
Coding sequences:
- a CDS encoding TrmH family RNA methyltransferase, with product MRKQIIDMLEEYVTPHKVATIDEVLSQRTRHLTVVLEDIYHAQNASAVMRTCDCFGIQDLYITQRLHDYEVNPNVVRGASKWVSQYKYEREEESTAKCFLDLKKKNYRIVGTTPSKEVASIHELDISQKTAIVFGTELEGLTEYAKEQVDELVHIPMYGFTESFNISVSAALLLQELVSRLKSSNIVWQLTEDEKEELKLEWYSRIVKRSDIHINNFMREHSQNSKS
- a CDS encoding DNA gyrase/topoisomerase IV subunit A, giving the protein MSDETIDDLSNEEDGKIREAIPVSGMYEGWFLEYASYVILERAVPAIEDGLKPVQRRILHSMKEMDDGRFNKVANVIGQTMQYHPHGDASIGDAIVNIGQKDLLIETQGNWGDIRTGDRAAAARYIEARLSKFALEVVFNPQTTEWQLSYDGRKKEPVTLPVKFPLLLAQGVEGIAVGLSTKVLPHNFIELIQASIKVLQGKKPKIYPDFPTGGMADFSEYNEGKRGGKVKVRAKIEEVDKKTIAIKDIPFGTTTTGLIDSIIKANDKGKIKIKKVVDNTAEDVEILIELASGQSPNITIDALYAFTDCETSISPNACVIIKDKPHFVTVTEMLQVCTEQTVELLRQELEIRKAELLEKILFSSLEKIFIENRIYRDIEECETWESVLETIDRGLDPFKKEFYREITTEDIVRLTEIKIKRISRFDAFKADELMRKLTEELAEVEHNLKNLVEYAISYFQRLLEKYGKGRERKTEIKSFENIKAAVVAANNAKLYVNRKDGFIGYGLRKDEFVCECSDIDDIIVFRADGKFQVVRISDKIFVGKDILWAGVFKKNDERMVYNMMYLDGKSGRTMVKRFQVLGVTRDREYDLTKGERGSKTLYFTANANGEAELVTVYLTSGAKARVKVFDFNFADIDIKGRGSGGNIVTKYPVRKIQLKMEGRSTLGGLDIWYDESVGRLNRDERGTHLGNFQADDKVLVIYNNGEYELTSFDLSNRYDPPKIHYIHKFDPEGVISAIHYDAATGTHYVKRFQVETSTKDKKFMFISEEKGSKLLLATTLQDAQIEVHYTVKGSRERKTTVFDMDMLIDVKGWRATGNKLSPHNVKKVVLLGGNDKSAAEGESAPETEAEEEVTSVPKVEAEKTPVEKEPAEPKEEKPVEEKKAPETPKTEKPKPAPEKKDDDKGGAGNYNVGDTIELF